A window of Macrococcus sp. 19Msa1099 genomic DNA:
AAGCGGCATATGATAAATATGGGAGAGAGTAACGATGAAAATTAGAAACAGCATAGGAGAAAACCTGCAATGTAAAGTATATATTCATGAAAACAAAAAGGAAGAAACGTTTTTAGTAAGTATTCCGGATATCTTCTTCTCTATTCAGTTCGATTATGATCTATACGGAGAAGCTTTAGAAGAACATTTATATTTACATCTATTTAATTTATTAGACGAAAAAGATGCATCTGAACTTGCACGCCGCATAGTGCAATGGACGAGCGAAACTTAAGGAGCGAATTTATGACATTAAGAGAAGAAGTAGAAATAAGAAAGACATTTGCCATCATCTCTCACCCGGATGCCGGTAAGACCACATTAACGGAGAAATTATTATTATTCGGTGGTGCCATTCGTGAAGCAGGTACCGTCAAGGGTAAGAAGACGGGTAAGTTTGCGACGAGTGACTGGATGGAAGTAGAGAAACAGCGTGGCATTTCTGTAACGAGTTCTGTGATGCAGTTTGATTATGATAACTTTAAAATTAATATTTTGGACACACCTGGACACGAAGATTTCTCGGAAGATACGTATCGTACGTTAATGGCGG
This region includes:
- a CDS encoding YueH family protein is translated as MKIRNSIGENLQCKVYIHENKKEETFLVSIPDIFFSIQFDYDLYGEALEEHLYLHLFNLLDEKDASELARRIVQWTSET